From a single Carcharodon carcharias isolate sCarCar2 chromosome 4, sCarCar2.pri, whole genome shotgun sequence genomic region:
- the LOC121277147 gene encoding SOSS complex subunit C isoform X1 translates to MFNRNDNKPSSARIKKIWNRETLSKDFQNKNRAAILAELKQEKKKLIMQNQSSMNNPGASIPLSRPAFAKDFRDHAEQQHIAAQQKAALQHAHAHSSGYFITQDSAFGNLILPVLPRLDPE, encoded by the exons AATAAAGAAAATCTGGAACAGAGAAACCCTTTCAAAAG acttTCAGAACAAAAACCGTGCTGCTATCCTGGCAGAGCTCAAACAGGAGAAGAAAAAGTTAATAATGCAGAATCAGTCATCAATGAACAATCCTGGAGCCAG TATTCCTTTATCAAGACCTGCTTTTGCTAAAGATTTTCGAGACCATGCTGAGCAACAGCACATAGCAGCACAACAGAAAGCGGCCTTGCAG CATGCACACGCACATTCATCAGGATATTTCATAACTCAGGACTCTGCATTTGGAAATCTTATTCTTCCTGTGTTGCCACGTTTGGATCCAGAATAA
- the LOC121277147 gene encoding SOSS complex subunit C isoform X2, translated as MTTNPPVPDFQNKNRAAILAELKQEKKKLIMQNQSSMNNPGASIPLSRPAFAKDFRDHAEQQHIAAQQKAALQHAHAHSSGYFITQDSAFGNLILPVLPRLDPE; from the exons acttTCAGAACAAAAACCGTGCTGCTATCCTGGCAGAGCTCAAACAGGAGAAGAAAAAGTTAATAATGCAGAATCAGTCATCAATGAACAATCCTGGAGCCAG TATTCCTTTATCAAGACCTGCTTTTGCTAAAGATTTTCGAGACCATGCTGAGCAACAGCACATAGCAGCACAACAGAAAGCGGCCTTGCAG CATGCACACGCACATTCATCAGGATATTTCATAACTCAGGACTCTGCATTTGGAAATCTTATTCTTCCTGTGTTGCCACGTTTGGATCCAGAATAA